The DNA window GACCCCCTGGAAGCAGGCCGCCAGCGGTTGATTGCATGCCTGCGCCGGAACCCGCCAGATCGAAAAGACGAACAGGCCGGCCAGCAGCAGTTTTTTCATGCGTCGGCTGAAGACCCGGGCTGACGCCAGTCGAACAGGAACTCCATCGCCAGCACCTCACCGGTCGCCAGCACGTGCGGGGTCAGGTTGAAGGCATCGGGCGGGCCGGTCTGCGGCTCGACGCAGGTCGCATGCGCGGGCGCGTCGTAGACCACCCAGTGCTGCTGGTCCGAGGTCAGTTGCAACCGCTGGTTTCCGCGCAGCAGCACCACCTCTGCGGGCCCGAGGAAGCAGTCGTCCCACGGGTGCAGGGGTGGCGGTGCCAGCGGCAGCGTGGCCATGCCGTGCGCGTCGCGCGGGTAGTACAGCGGGGCGTCGAAGATCAGCTGGTCGGGCTTGCGGAACCACGGATGCCAACCGATGACCGCCGGCATGGCCTGTTCACCCGCCTGCAATGACAGATGCAGGTGCAGCTGGCGATCGCGCAGGGTGAGGCGCTGGCGGGCGATGCCGCCGAACGGCCAGCCTGGATCCTGCGGCAGGTGCAGCGACAGTTCGGCGCTGTCATCGGTGCTGGCATCCAGCGTCCAAGGCAGCGCATAGCCCAGACCGTGCAGGGCGTGGGGCGGCATGTTGATCGGCAACTGCCAGTTGCGGCCTTCAAAGTGGAAGCGCCCTTCGCGGATGCGGCCGGCCCACGGCAACATGGGATAGCAGCCCCATTGGATCGCATCGAGGCGCCCGCTTTCGGGGCCGATCAACTGTTCGATGCCGTCGACGTGGATCTGCGCGATGCGGCCACCGGCCTGCGGTGCCAGATCCACCTGCAGATCGCCGGCTGCCAAGTGCACGAGTGGACCCACCGCTATCGGCGCCATCGCGTCGTAGCGCGGCGTTCCCGCGCGCGACTCACTCGCCATAGGGGTGGATCGTCTGGATGCGGCCGTTCGCGTCGTGATGCAGTTCGGTGACTTTGACTGTGCGCAAGTGGGTGACACCGCCGGAATGGAGGGAGTCGTGATAGTACAGGTACCACTTGCCGTCGAACTGGCAGATTGAGTGATGCGTCGTCCAGCCCAGCACCGGGGTCAGGATCACGCCTTGATAGTGGAAGGGACCATAGGGACTGTCGCCCACGGCGTAGCACAGCAGATGGGTGTTGCCGGTCGAATAGGAGAAGTAGTACTTGCCTGCGTACCGGTGCAGCCACGGGCCTTCAAAGAAGCGGCGCTCGTGATCGCCGGCCAGCAGCGGTTGCCCGTGTTCATCGAGGATCACTACTTCTCGGGTGGGCTCGGCCAGGGCTTTCATGTCCGCGCTCAATCGCGCTACCCGCGCGCCCAGCGCCGGCGCATCGGGCGGCGGTTCGACCTGCCGGGCGTCGTAGACGTTGTCGCGGTACTTCTGCAGCTGGCCACCCCACAAGCCGCCGAAGTACAGGTAGTACTCACCATCGTCGTCCGCGTACACCGCCGGATCAATCGAGTAGGCGCCGGCGATCGGTTCGGCTTCCGCGGTGAACGGCCCCTCCGGCCGGTCCGCGACCGCCACGCCGATATGGAACCGGTTGTCGGCGCGCTTGGCCGGAAAGTACAGGTAGGTGCGTCCGTCCTTGCTGGCCGCATCGGGCGCCCACATCTGCCGATCCGCCCACGGCACGTCGCGCACGTGCAGGGCCAGGCCACAGTCGCGCGCCGGCCCGGTGGGCGAGTCCTGGCACAGCACGTGGTAATCCTGCATGCCGAAATGGCCGCCTTCATCGTCGAACGGCGTGCCGGCATCGATGTCGTGCGACGGGTAGATGTAGACCTTGCCTTCGAACACATGCGCCGACGGATCGGCGGTGTAGAGGTGGGTCAGCAGCGGCGCGGAGATCTCGCGCGCCTTGAGCGCCTGGATTTGCTCGGCGCCGGGAAGGACTTCTGCTTCCGGTGGCGCCGCAGCGGCGGCGTCACCGGCGTCGGTGGCGGAGGGTGTCGTCATGCCGGGGCTCCGGACTGCAGGCGGCGTTGGTCAAGCTCGCGTTCGATGCGCTCTTCCATGCGCTTGTCGATTTTGTAGAAGAACAGCAGTCCGACCGCCACCAGGAAGGGCAGCGAGCAATACAGGCTCACGGTCATGCGGATGCCCTGCACGGCTTCTGGCGACTGGGTCGCAGCGCCGGCCTGGTAGCCGTAGTGCGCCAGGATGCCGGCGACCAGCGCGCCGCCCACGCTCAGACCGATCTTCAGTCCGCACAGCATCGCCGAGAAGATGATCGCGGTGGCACGGCGGCGGTTCTTCCACTCCGAGTAGTCCGCCACGTCGGCGATCATCGCCCACAGCAGCGGGATGGTGATGCCGTAGCTGAAACCGTGCAGCATGAAGGAGACGAAGATGACCCCGATGGTGGTGGGCGGGAACCAGAGGAACGCCAGCAGGAACAAGGTGGAAACAAACAACGCGCCGCCGAACACATCGCGTTTGCCGAAGCGATCCGCCAACGGGCGCGAGAAACCGATGCCCAGGATCATGCAGAGGATGCCGCCGGCATTGAACAGGCTGAAGGCCGAGGTGGGCGCGTCCTTGGGCCATTGGAATCCGGTCAGGCCGGCGCTGCTCAGCAGGCCGTTGAGACCGGCGATGAAGCGCTCGAAGCCGATGTCGTGCAGGAACGCGGCCAGCGCCGGCTCGCTGAGGTAGTACTGGAAGTAGTACACATACATGCCGCCCTTCAGCGCCAGGTTGATGAAGACCAGGATGGTCAGCGCCAGCATCAGCTGCCAGGGACGGTTGTGGATCAGATCGCGCAGATCCTGCATCACCCCGGACGATTGCTCGGCGGTGGGCACGATGCGCTCGCGCGTGGTGAAGAACGTGATCAGGAAGAACAGCGTGCCGACCACGGCAAACACGGTCATCACCTGCTCGAAGCCGCGCACGCGATCGCCCTCGCCCAGGATCAGCACCAGCGGCAGCAGCAGCGCCTGGATGATGAACTGCGCGATCATCACCGCCACGAAGCGATACGCCGACAGGCTGTTGCGCTGGGTCATGTTGCCGGTCAACACGCCGCTGAGGGCCGAGTACGGCAGGTTGTTGGAGGCGTACACGAACACCAGCAAGGTGTAGGTGGTGAACGCGTAGACCACCTTGCCGCGTTCGCCGAGCTCCGGCGTTGAGAATGCCAGCAGCGACAGCACGCCGAACGGAATGGCCGTCCACAGGATCCACGGGCGGAACTTGCCCCAACGGGTATTGGTGCGGTCGGCCAGGATGCCGATCAGCGGCGTGAAGACGAACGCACCCAGCAGGCCGACGATGAAGATGATCGTGGCGGCGGTGGCCGCCGGCAGCCGGTAGACATCGGTGTAGAAGAACGCCAGGTAGGTGATCAGCGTCTGGAAGATCAGGTTGGCCGCGAGATCGCCCAGGCTGTAGCCGAGTTTTTCGCGGACCGACAGGACTTCCGAAGCGGCATGGGACATGGGCGCGATGTTCCTGGAGTGGTGGTGCGGATTGCGCGGATTCTCGCTGGTCTGGCGGGCAGTGATGACGCGCGTGGAAGGAAAAGACGGCCCACCCGGCACACGAAGCGCCGGCATGGGCCGAGGAGGAACCGATGCGGCCGGGCACCCCGACCCGTTACGACTGAATGGTAGCGCTATCACTTTTGCCGGCGCACGCTGCGGAGCAACATGGCGGCGGGCGGTGGCGTAAGGCAGGCCAGCCAGTGGCCGGAATGGCGCGAAAGTAAGCGGAGTTTCCGGGTTTTCAGGGCCCTGCTGCGGTGCAGAAAGGCTCCCGGCCCGGCCTGTGATAATGATAGCGCTATCAACTCAACAGCGAGCACGGCCGCGGATTGCTCGATGGCCACCGCTCGGCTCCAGCCCCGGGGATCGCCATGCCCAAGCACGTTGCCCTCCTCCTTGCCGCCGCACTGTCGGTGCTGGCCGCGTCCGCATCGGCCGGTCCACTGGCCAAACACCAGCCGAAGTTTCTCGGCAGCGCCTATGGCGATGCACAGGCGCCCAGGTTCAACCGCTACTGGAACAAGGTGACGCCGGAAAATGCCGGCAAGTGGGGCGAAGTGGAAGCCGAGCGCGACCGCATGGACTGGTCGCAGCTGGATGCCCAGTACCACTACGCCAAGCAGCACGGCTTCCCCTTCCAGATGCACGTGATGATCTGGGGCAACCAGCAGCCGGAGTGGATCAAGACGCTGCCGGTGGCCGAGCAGCGCGAGGAAATCGAAGAATGGTTTGCCGCCGTGGCGACGCGCTACCCGCAGCTGGATTACGTGGAAGTGGTCAACGAGCCGCTCAATGATCCGCCAAGCAAGGATGACGAAGGT is part of the Pseudoxanthomonas indica genome and encodes:
- a CDS encoding aldose 1-epimerase; this encodes MASESRAGTPRYDAMAPIAVGPLVHLAAGDLQVDLAPQAGGRIAQIHVDGIEQLIGPESGRLDAIQWGCYPMLPWAGRIREGRFHFEGRNWQLPINMPPHALHGLGYALPWTLDASTDDSAELSLHLPQDPGWPFGGIARQRLTLRDRQLHLHLSLQAGEQAMPAVIGWHPWFRKPDQLIFDAPLYYPRDAHGMATLPLAPPPLHPWDDCFLGPAEVVLLRGNQRLQLTSDQQHWVVYDAPAHATCVEPQTGPPDAFNLTPHVLATGEVLAMEFLFDWRQPGSSADA
- a CDS encoding glycoside hydrolase family 43 protein — translated: MTTPSATDAGDAAAAAPPEAEVLPGAEQIQALKAREISAPLLTHLYTADPSAHVFEGKVYIYPSHDIDAGTPFDDEGGHFGMQDYHVLCQDSPTGPARDCGLALHVRDVPWADRQMWAPDAASKDGRTYLYFPAKRADNRFHIGVAVADRPEGPFTAEAEPIAGAYSIDPAVYADDDGEYYLYFGGLWGGQLQKYRDNVYDARQVEPPPDAPALGARVARLSADMKALAEPTREVVILDEHGQPLLAGDHERRFFEGPWLHRYAGKYYFSYSTGNTHLLCYAVGDSPYGPFHYQGVILTPVLGWTTHHSICQFDGKWYLYYHDSLHSGGVTHLRTVKVTELHHDANGRIQTIHPYGE
- a CDS encoding MFS transporter codes for the protein MSHAASEVLSVREKLGYSLGDLAANLIFQTLITYLAFFYTDVYRLPAATAATIIFIVGLLGAFVFTPLIGILADRTNTRWGKFRPWILWTAIPFGVLSLLAFSTPELGERGKVVYAFTTYTLLVFVYASNNLPYSALSGVLTGNMTQRNSLSAYRFVAVMIAQFIIQALLLPLVLILGEGDRVRGFEQVMTVFAVVGTLFFLITFFTTRERIVPTAEQSSGVMQDLRDLIHNRPWQLMLALTILVFINLALKGGMYVYYFQYYLSEPALAAFLHDIGFERFIAGLNGLLSSAGLTGFQWPKDAPTSAFSLFNAGGILCMILGIGFSRPLADRFGKRDVFGGALFVSTLFLLAFLWFPPTTIGVIFVSFMLHGFSYGITIPLLWAMIADVADYSEWKNRRRATAIIFSAMLCGLKIGLSVGGALVAGILAHYGYQAGAATQSPEAVQGIRMTVSLYCSLPFLVAVGLLFFYKIDKRMEERIERELDQRRLQSGAPA